One segment of Rubripirellula amarantea DNA contains the following:
- a CDS encoding TolC family protein, which translates to MTIGCRSYRDTKSTIKNDTACLDSLMCNVDAGTPAAEPMQTTAPPLTLKTSDLDTIAYREMSLSEAIQLAMQNSQVLRDLGGTILRAPVNLATNETRPLAETDPQASVEAALSAFDAQFYALGKWQNNDRQFNNRFFGGGANAFKQDTHDYVFQLSKRTATGAQLAIRSVTDYDANNATGNEFPSAWQTQLHAEARQPLLQGGGLSFNRIAGPDAQPGVYNGIVIAKVNNDITAAEFRKQTRDYVSNVINAYWDLYFAYRDLDSKRDALDRSRQTWQSYEAQKTSNRRTGAAEALAREQYFRFESEVQDAVAGKLVQRTQVNNSTTGGTFAGVGGVLTAERRLRLLIGLPISESMLLRPADEPHDAPLIFDWESISVEAIQMRTELHQQRLELKRKELELLAAKNYLMPSLDLVTIYRLRGLDQSLAGDDSAFSEVGSLEYQEYEANLELRMPIGFRQAHAAVRHAKFEIARAKALLMEQERQILHDLAAVVAECDRAHVQMETNLNRFLAASDALNVLEANREAGLPVNLEQLLDAQRRTSEAQSRYYLSLVEYTIAAKNVQLEKGTLLDTVELFVVDEFSSVSINESGMNHSELPIVDQAEFTVEQPD; encoded by the coding sequence ATGACGATAGGATGCCGAAGCTACCGAGACACCAAGAGCACGATCAAGAATGACACCGCCTGCTTAGATAGTTTGATGTGCAATGTGGATGCTGGCACCCCCGCCGCCGAGCCCATGCAAACCACTGCACCACCACTGACGCTGAAAACCAGTGACCTGGATACCATCGCCTACCGCGAAATGTCACTGAGCGAGGCAATTCAACTTGCGATGCAGAATTCACAGGTACTTCGCGATCTCGGGGGCACGATCTTAAGAGCCCCAGTGAATCTAGCAACGAACGAAACTCGTCCGTTGGCGGAAACAGATCCGCAGGCAAGTGTCGAAGCGGCGCTATCAGCATTTGATGCCCAGTTTTATGCACTCGGGAAATGGCAAAACAACGATCGACAATTCAACAACCGTTTTTTCGGTGGCGGAGCGAATGCGTTCAAACAAGACACCCATGACTATGTGTTCCAGTTGTCAAAACGTACGGCCACGGGCGCGCAACTGGCAATTCGAAGTGTCACCGACTACGACGCTAACAATGCGACCGGAAACGAATTCCCGAGTGCTTGGCAGACACAACTGCATGCCGAAGCTAGGCAACCGTTGCTGCAGGGCGGCGGGTTGTCGTTTAATCGAATCGCAGGTCCCGATGCTCAACCGGGCGTCTACAACGGGATCGTGATCGCGAAGGTCAACAACGACATCACAGCCGCCGAGTTCCGCAAGCAAACGCGAGACTACGTCAGCAACGTCATCAATGCGTATTGGGACTTGTACTTCGCTTATCGTGACCTCGATTCCAAACGCGATGCACTTGATCGAAGTCGTCAGACGTGGCAAAGCTACGAAGCTCAAAAGACTAGCAACCGACGCACGGGCGCTGCGGAAGCGTTAGCCCGCGAGCAGTACTTTCGGTTCGAGTCCGAAGTACAAGATGCAGTCGCCGGCAAACTGGTTCAACGCACCCAAGTCAACAACTCGACCACCGGTGGCACATTTGCCGGTGTCGGTGGCGTGTTGACTGCTGAACGACGGTTGAGATTGTTGATCGGACTACCGATTAGCGAATCAATGCTTTTACGGCCTGCTGACGAACCCCACGATGCGCCGCTGATCTTTGACTGGGAATCCATTTCGGTCGAAGCCATTCAGATGCGAACTGAACTGCACCAACAGCGATTGGAATTGAAGCGAAAAGAGCTTGAGTTGCTCGCCGCCAAGAATTACTTGATGCCTTCGCTCGATCTGGTGACAATTTACCGACTCAGAGGCCTCGATCAAAGCTTGGCTGGCGACGACAGTGCGTTTAGTGAAGTCGGCAGCTTGGAATACCAGGAATACGAGGCCAATCTTGAACTGCGGATGCCGATTGGTTTTCGCCAAGCACACGCCGCCGTCCGACATGCGAAGTTTGAAATCGCTCGAGCCAAGGCATTGTTGATGGAGCAGGAGCGGCAGATCTTGCATGACCTAGCCGCGGTGGTGGCCGAATGCGACCGAGCGCACGTTCAGATGGAAACGAACCTGAACCGATTCTTGGCCGCCAGTGATGCACTGAACGTACTGGAAGCCAACCGCGAAGCGGGCTTGCCAGTGAATTTGGAACAACTGCTGGACGCTCAGCGTCGCACGAGCGAGGCTCAAAGTCGGTACTATTTGTCGTTGGTTGAATACACGATTGCGGCGAAGAATGTGCAACTCGAAAAGGGCACACTTCTTGATACGGTAGAACTTTTTGTCGTCGATGAGTTCAGCAGTGTTTCAATCAACGAGAGCGGAATGAATCATTCCGAATTGCCCATTGTCGACCAAGCAGAGTTCACGGTTGAACAGCCTGACTGA
- a CDS encoding apolipoprotein acyltransferase, which yields MSTSELIRQIHLKSPFNADPSSTDEDDAANADSLIGLFQNFRPDGKGLQGIFSDLEPHLDREVGIQLEERLDQLFTAAGDDRRPQGGRDAYFVVRQPPEVSVAQASAWATQWMEQLAELANNVGDAETASVLDPIPSVRVLEGIPPKHPKLDEEKTLFLTTMQQDVSILLERMDAGPAPAALRQAYYFISCDAMLRDYLMWPIYRSVSAVEDPFLPYFELWRHGVKYRIFQEKQMDLYLPRR from the coding sequence ATGAGTACATCTGAACTAATACGTCAAATTCACCTGAAATCACCCTTCAATGCAGATCCGTCTTCGACAGATGAGGATGATGCTGCCAACGCTGATTCGTTGATAGGATTGTTCCAGAACTTCCGCCCTGACGGCAAAGGCCTGCAGGGTATTTTTAGCGACCTTGAGCCTCACCTTGATCGTGAAGTCGGGATACAACTGGAAGAGCGACTTGATCAATTGTTCACGGCAGCCGGCGACGATCGTCGGCCGCAGGGAGGCCGAGACGCTTACTTCGTCGTCAGGCAACCTCCTGAAGTTTCAGTCGCGCAAGCGTCGGCCTGGGCAACTCAGTGGATGGAGCAGCTCGCCGAGCTTGCAAACAATGTTGGTGATGCGGAAACAGCATCGGTACTCGATCCAATACCGAGCGTTCGCGTCCTTGAAGGAATCCCGCCCAAGCATCCCAAGCTGGATGAAGAAAAAACGTTGTTTTTGACAACGATGCAGCAAGACGTCTCGATCTTGTTGGAACGCATGGATGCTGGTCCCGCACCCGCCGCTTTGCGACAGGCGTACTATTTCATTTCCTGCGATGCGATGCTGCGGGACTACTTGATGTGGCCAATTTATAGGTCAGTATCGGCAGTCGAGGATCCGTTCCTGCCATACTTCGAGCTTTGGCGGCATGGAGTAAAGTACCGCATTTTCCAAGAGAAACAGATGGACTTGTACCTTCCGAGACGCTGA
- a CDS encoding iron-containing alcohol dehydrogenase, whose amino-acid sequence MQPFDFQPRTRIIFGEGSISRLGELAASYRPSCVLVVSDRGIMEAGHDAAAVGSLRDAGLRVESFHDFAENPTSDMVDAGVRKAADVKPDLLVGLGGGSSMDCCKGINFVYSCGGTIHDYHGVGKATSDLLPMIAIPTTSGTGSEAQSFALISDAKTHVKMPCGDARAACKVAILDPVLTMTQPARVTALTGIDAISHALETFVTRRRNLMSVTFSKRAIGMLAEGFPKVLSNPKDLQARGQMQLGACLAGMAIETSMLGAAHATANPLTARYNITHGQAVGMMLPPVIRMNASEHADWYAEIVQEIAPSIARTDATEYLATQVTRWLELAGLATTLTQLDIQESSIEAMAQDALQQWTGTFNPVSLTSERVTELYRSVL is encoded by the coding sequence ATGCAACCTTTCGATTTTCAACCGCGAACACGGATCATCTTCGGTGAAGGCTCCATCTCTCGACTCGGTGAATTAGCAGCGTCCTACCGTCCGTCTTGCGTGTTGGTCGTCAGTGATCGAGGAATCATGGAAGCCGGGCACGATGCCGCGGCGGTAGGTTCCCTTCGCGATGCAGGATTGAGAGTCGAATCGTTTCATGACTTTGCCGAGAACCCTACGTCCGACATGGTTGACGCAGGCGTTCGCAAGGCGGCAGACGTCAAACCAGACTTGTTGGTCGGGCTCGGTGGCGGGTCGAGTATGGATTGTTGCAAGGGCATCAACTTCGTTTATTCCTGCGGCGGAACGATTCATGACTATCACGGCGTTGGTAAAGCCACCAGCGACTTGTTGCCGATGATCGCAATTCCCACCACTTCCGGCACAGGCAGTGAAGCTCAATCGTTTGCGTTGATCAGCGACGCCAAGACTCATGTGAAGATGCCCTGTGGAGACGCCCGTGCCGCATGCAAGGTCGCCATCCTGGACCCCGTGCTCACCATGACTCAGCCTGCTCGAGTGACGGCCTTAACTGGCATCGATGCCATTTCACATGCTCTTGAAACCTTTGTTACGCGGCGGCGAAACCTGATGTCCGTCACGTTCAGCAAACGTGCGATTGGAATGTTGGCAGAGGGCTTTCCCAAGGTTCTATCGAATCCCAAAGACCTGCAAGCTCGAGGCCAAATGCAACTGGGTGCTTGTTTAGCTGGCATGGCGATCGAGACCTCGATGCTCGGCGCCGCTCACGCAACGGCTAATCCGTTAACGGCCCGTTACAACATCACCCATGGACAAGCGGTTGGCATGATGTTGCCACCGGTGATTCGGATGAACGCGAGCGAGCACGCGGATTGGTATGCTGAAATTGTGCAAGAGATCGCGCCGAGTATCGCTCGAACCGATGCGACCGAATACCTCGCAACTCAGGTGACTCGTTGGCTAGAACTAGCTGGCTTGGCGACGACCCTGACGCAGTTAGATATCCAGGAATCTTCGATTGAAGCGATGGCTCAGGATGCTCTTCAACAGTGGACGGGGACTTTCAACCCGGTTTCGCTAACATCAGAGCGAGTTACGGAACTCTATCGCTCGGTTCTCTAG
- a CDS encoding tetratricopeptide repeat protein, which translates to MSAIDPPETKVSVDKLDPKESFNGDRKTETHAGKPGHWQTVRVSDLKRKHVDPEAEPEQKKTPAEPDRKVALHRRQELEHHLKSNPTDLSSFLELARIYRAEHKPIEAKRVLQQAIQIFPDDASLVWELEEAILARSLQQLREVSDLASRLDTAETDRELKRCQQDWARQRIEVCRARLRREPSHVHLRLALGEALHDAGMYENSIEELESVLQDDEHSPAAYLIQGKCLLAMKKELDAMVKLRACALRRSVIAPVRTRVLALKLLCETAERLGITLTAKRYRQQLIIAEEELAKLTPVNS; encoded by the coding sequence ATGTCCGCAATCGATCCCCCCGAAACGAAAGTCTCCGTCGACAAGCTCGACCCTAAAGAGTCGTTCAATGGGGACCGAAAAACCGAGACTCATGCTGGCAAGCCTGGACACTGGCAAACGGTTCGCGTTTCCGACTTGAAACGAAAGCATGTCGATCCCGAAGCCGAACCCGAACAGAAGAAAACTCCGGCTGAACCCGATCGCAAGGTGGCACTGCACCGGCGGCAAGAACTGGAACATCACCTCAAAAGCAACCCCACGGATTTGTCGTCATTCCTGGAATTGGCGAGAATCTATCGTGCCGAACACAAGCCGATTGAAGCCAAACGAGTTCTTCAGCAAGCTATTCAGATTTTCCCCGACGATGCATCACTAGTCTGGGAACTTGAAGAAGCAATCCTGGCTCGTTCGCTACAGCAACTTCGTGAGGTAAGCGATCTAGCGAGTCGTTTGGATACGGCAGAGACGGATCGCGAACTTAAGCGGTGTCAGCAAGACTGGGCTCGCCAACGAATCGAAGTTTGTCGAGCACGACTCCGTCGTGAACCGAGCCATGTTCACCTGCGGCTTGCGCTAGGTGAGGCTTTGCACGATGCTGGAATGTACGAGAACTCAATCGAAGAACTCGAATCGGTTTTGCAAGACGACGAACATTCACCGGCGGCATATCTCATCCAAGGCAAGTGCTTGCTTGCGATGAAGAAAGAACTCGACGCCATGGTGAAACTACGAGCTTGCGCGTTGCGGCGCAGTGTCATCGCGCCGGTTCGCACTCGAGTCTTGGCACTCAAACTACTTTGCGAAACGGCTGAACGTTTGGGGATCACGCTGACGGCCAAACGATATCGTCAGCAACTTATCATCGCCGAAGAAGAACTTGCCAAATTGACTCCCGTTAACAGCTAG
- a CDS encoding WXG100 family type VII secretion target: MNQAIVDPEQLRQFAAHLHRFADELKQQSTGLATQMNQLEQTWRDEQQRKFSEEFTGQMRQLARLIKTTEEHVPYLLRKAEQIDAYLGR; this comes from the coding sequence ATGAATCAAGCTATCGTCGACCCCGAACAACTGCGCCAATTCGCTGCCCATTTGCATCGTTTCGCCGATGAATTGAAGCAGCAGTCGACGGGCCTAGCGACTCAGATGAATCAACTCGAGCAAACTTGGCGGGACGAGCAACAACGTAAGTTCAGCGAAGAGTTCACTGGGCAAATGCGGCAACTTGCTCGATTGATTAAAACGACCGAAGAGCATGTCCCTTATCTGCTTCGCAAAGCCGAGCAGATTGACGCTTACTTGGGGCGATAG
- a CDS encoding DEAD/DEAH box helicase codes for MNKEQQTQEASFDDLDLSPVMRRALKKAGFEKPSPIQHALIPLALDGLDVIGQARTGTGKTAAFSIPILEQLDSLEDCRDPQAIIVVPTRELADQVGAEAARLAYGEPTEIAVLAGGKNITRQLRQLENGVQIVVGTPGRLHDHLQRKSLRTNKVWCVVLDEADRMLDIGFRPQIERILRNCPRDRQTLLLSATLPTTVRRLAESYMVEPEVIDCSKNEMAVETIEQHYFTVDQNKKSDLLEKLLHREKPSQAIVFCRTKRGTDRLCRQLSHQFDECGSMHGDMQQRERDRVLQRLRDGKLKILVATDVVGRGIDISTISHIINYDVPQDCDDYVHRVGRTGRMGRDGIAFTFIVPGEGEFLTSIEQRINKQLKRDQIDGFEAAPVPVAVVKEKEKQVPTKLNPMHRKVKRRR; via the coding sequence ATGAATAAGGAACAACAAACGCAAGAAGCGTCGTTTGACGACCTCGATCTTTCGCCCGTGATGCGTCGGGCCCTTAAGAAAGCAGGCTTTGAAAAGCCGTCGCCGATTCAGCACGCGCTCATTCCCTTGGCGCTTGATGGTCTTGATGTCATCGGCCAAGCTCGCACGGGTACCGGAAAAACCGCCGCCTTTTCCATTCCGATCTTGGAACAGCTCGATTCCTTAGAAGATTGTCGTGATCCGCAGGCGATCATCGTCGTGCCGACCCGCGAACTGGCCGATCAGGTCGGTGCTGAAGCCGCTAGGCTGGCGTATGGTGAGCCCACGGAAATTGCTGTTCTGGCCGGCGGTAAGAATATTACCCGTCAGCTTCGGCAACTGGAAAACGGCGTGCAAATTGTCGTCGGTACGCCAGGTCGCTTGCATGACCACCTGCAACGTAAATCACTTCGAACCAATAAGGTTTGGTGCGTGGTGCTCGATGAAGCTGATCGCATGCTTGATATCGGATTCCGCCCGCAAATTGAACGCATTCTGCGAAATTGCCCACGAGATCGACAAACGTTGCTGCTCTCGGCGACGCTACCCACCACGGTCCGCAGACTCGCTGAATCCTACATGGTCGAACCAGAGGTGATTGATTGCAGCAAGAATGAAATGGCTGTCGAGACCATCGAGCAGCACTATTTCACGGTCGATCAGAATAAGAAATCCGATCTGCTCGAAAAGTTATTGCACCGAGAAAAACCTTCTCAAGCGATCGTCTTTTGTCGGACCAAGCGCGGTACCGATCGACTATGTCGACAACTGAGTCACCAATTCGATGAATGCGGTAGCATGCACGGCGATATGCAGCAACGTGAGCGAGATCGAGTGCTGCAGCGGTTGCGTGATGGGAAGCTAAAGATACTGGTGGCAACCGATGTCGTCGGTCGTGGAATCGACATCAGCACGATCTCGCACATTATCAACTACGACGTCCCGCAAGATTGCGACGACTATGTCCACCGTGTCGGCCGTACGGGCCGAATGGGACGCGATGGTATCGCATTTACCTTTATCGTTCCTGGCGAAGGTGAATTCTTGACCAGCATCGAGCAGCGCATCAACAAGCAGCTTAAGCGTGACCAGATTGACGGATTTGAAGCAGCCCCTGTTCCCGTTGCTGTCGTGAAGGAAAAGGAAAAGCAGGTCCCCACCAAGCTCAATCCGATGCACCGAAAAGTAAAACGCCGCCGCTAG
- a CDS encoding ABC transporter permease gives MKKILGIFGLLVFVCLITAMMSDRFLTEYNIENLIRRSALFGILSIGAAFVIITGGIDLSIGSMVCLVGCLTPWFLVDYELPVPVVLLLVTLISLSLGLFHGLLITKLRLQPFIVTLCGLLIYRGATRGIVQDQTQGFQGGYKSLRWLSQGKLDLPGTDFGIPIPCLILAGLVVLAVIFLNYTIYGRYMLAIGQNEKAARYSGIATDRITILAYVICGLMSGLGGLLWVLDIGSAQPVDFGSFFELYAIAGAVLGGCSLRGGEGTMIGVVIGAGVMQVLKNTITLVDWLPTTVEYAVIGLVILGGVTIDELVKRYAARRKST, from the coding sequence ATGAAAAAAATCCTTGGCATTTTTGGCTTGCTCGTTTTCGTTTGCCTCATCACAGCCATGATGAGCGATCGGTTTCTTACGGAATACAACATCGAAAACCTAATCCGACGAAGTGCCTTGTTTGGCATTCTATCGATTGGAGCGGCGTTCGTGATCATCACCGGTGGCATTGATTTGTCCATCGGATCGATGGTGTGCCTCGTGGGATGTTTAACGCCATGGTTTTTGGTGGACTATGAATTGCCCGTCCCGGTCGTGCTGTTGCTGGTCACGCTGATTTCACTATCACTAGGGTTGTTCCATGGATTATTGATCACAAAGCTGCGGCTACAGCCTTTCATCGTGACGCTATGCGGGTTGCTGATTTACCGCGGTGCGACTCGTGGCATCGTTCAGGACCAGACTCAAGGGTTTCAGGGCGGGTACAAGTCCTTGCGGTGGCTTTCGCAGGGGAAGCTGGACCTGCCCGGAACCGACTTTGGAATCCCGATCCCGTGTTTGATTTTGGCTGGACTGGTTGTGCTAGCGGTAATCTTTCTGAACTACACGATTTATGGTCGCTACATGCTGGCGATCGGACAAAACGAAAAGGCAGCTCGTTACAGTGGCATCGCGACCGACCGTATCACGATCTTGGCCTATGTCATTTGCGGTTTGATGAGCGGTTTAGGCGGACTCCTCTGGGTGCTCGATATCGGCAGTGCCCAGCCAGTCGACTTTGGCAGTTTTTTCGAACTTTATGCGATTGCTGGCGCCGTGCTCGGCGGATGTAGCCTCCGAGGCGGGGAGGGAACAATGATCGGCGTTGTGATTGGGGCGGGGGTCATGCAGGTGCTCAAGAACACGATCACGCTGGTGGATTGGTTGCCGACGACCGTCGAATATGCGGTCATTGGACTCGTGATTTTGGGCGGCGTGACCATCGACGAATTGGTCAAACGCTATGCAGCCCGCCGAAAATCGACCTGA
- a CDS encoding sugar ABC transporter ATP-binding protein, giving the protein MGGPQEDARARIAIANLNTDQPARLEVRHLSKRFAGVTALDDVSLAFRGGEVHAVIGENGAGKSTLMKIMAGVQPPDQGEILYDGKPVELGSVQDALSTGVALIHQELNLADNLDVGANIFLGREPRKFGLIDFAEITKRSREFLNMVGLDVDPATKVGDLTIGLQQLVEIAKALSTRARVLIMDEPTSSLSQHETDALFEVVEKLRRDNVTVIYISHRLNEVSRLADRVSFLRDGRFVGSLDKHEINHDAMVQGMVGRDISQFYARRDHEVGDTVLEVRGLRTTRSPEHEVNFDVRAGEMVGVAGLVGAGRSEMLAAIFGVEPAISGSIRIAGKDLVLGSCRAAINAGLAMVPEDRKQQGLILAWGTRQNVSLPGLEANKRAGIGINLSQERETSRRMTAEMRIKASDDFQPVEDMSGGNQQKVVIGKWLAMQPKVLLLDEPTRGVDIGAKQEIYRLMEELAEKGVAILFVSSELEEVLSMSDRVLVMHEGQLSGELSRDEASEESVMRLATGMNHTLAVNED; this is encoded by the coding sequence TTGGGCGGACCTCAAGAAGACGCTCGGGCAAGAATAGCGATCGCGAACTTGAATACCGACCAGCCCGCCCGCCTTGAAGTCCGTCATCTGTCCAAGCGATTTGCTGGAGTGACGGCGCTTGACGATGTATCGCTCGCGTTTCGCGGTGGCGAAGTGCACGCTGTGATCGGCGAGAATGGTGCGGGCAAAAGCACACTGATGAAGATCATGGCCGGAGTACAACCGCCCGATCAAGGCGAGATTCTGTACGATGGAAAACCGGTAGAATTGGGAAGTGTGCAAGATGCGCTTTCCACCGGAGTTGCACTGATTCATCAAGAATTGAATCTTGCTGACAACTTGGACGTGGGCGCGAATATCTTTCTTGGACGGGAGCCTCGCAAATTCGGGTTGATTGATTTCGCTGAGATTACCAAACGCTCACGAGAGTTCTTGAACATGGTCGGTCTTGATGTCGATCCTGCGACGAAGGTCGGCGATCTGACCATTGGGCTGCAGCAGCTTGTCGAAATCGCCAAAGCGTTATCCACTCGCGCTCGTGTGCTGATCATGGATGAGCCAACGAGTAGTTTGTCGCAGCACGAAACCGACGCGTTGTTTGAAGTGGTCGAAAAGCTTCGGCGTGATAATGTGACGGTGATTTATATTTCTCACCGACTCAACGAAGTTTCAAGACTGGCTGACCGAGTCAGCTTTCTGCGTGATGGTCGTTTTGTCGGTTCGCTCGACAAGCATGAGATCAACCACGATGCGATGGTTCAAGGCATGGTGGGACGTGACATTTCGCAGTTCTACGCTCGCCGTGACCATGAAGTAGGTGACACGGTGTTAGAAGTCCGTGGGCTAAGAACCACTCGGTCACCGGAACATGAAGTCAACTTTGACGTTCGAGCTGGTGAAATGGTCGGTGTTGCGGGATTGGTGGGGGCCGGACGGTCCGAGATGCTTGCTGCGATTTTCGGAGTGGAACCAGCGATTTCGGGTAGCATTCGTATCGCCGGTAAAGACTTGGTGCTCGGGTCCTGCCGCGCAGCGATCAATGCGGGACTAGCTATGGTTCCCGAAGATCGAAAGCAGCAGGGCTTGATCTTAGCTTGGGGAACCCGGCAAAACGTTTCGCTGCCCGGGCTCGAAGCGAACAAGCGAGCGGGCATCGGAATCAATCTTTCGCAAGAACGAGAAACGTCTCGCCGCATGACTGCTGAAATGCGAATCAAAGCATCCGACGACTTTCAGCCCGTTGAAGACATGTCGGGTGGTAATCAGCAGAAGGTTGTGATTGGCAAATGGCTGGCCATGCAACCGAAGGTGCTTTTACTCGACGAACCGACCCGCGGCGTCGACATCGGTGCGAAGCAGGAAATCTATCGCTTGATGGAAGAGCTCGCAGAAAAAGGTGTTGCGATCCTATTTGTGTCAAGCGAACTTGAAGAGGTGCTTAGCATGTCCGACCGGGTGTTGGTCATGCATGAAGGCCAGTTGTCGGGCGAGCTGTCTCGCGATGAAGCCAGTGAAGAGTCGGTCATGCGTTTGGCGACGGGCATGAATCACACGTTGGCCGTTAACGAAGACTAA
- a CDS encoding sugar-binding protein, with amino-acid sequence MKRFLSCLLVASLAVGCSGRSSSTSSSGNPSETSGERPSVAYVTNCVASFWVIAKAGVEKGGQEFDSDVEVLMPTEGITDQTRMIEDLITKGVDGIAITAIDPDNQIDLLNKAAQHTHLITHDSDAPGSDRECYIGMDNYLAGRLCGELVKEAMPEGGKVALFIGRMDQDNARRRRQGVIDAMLDRSEDASRMDPPDAAIVEGKWNIVGTYTDKTNFSAAKANVEDVMSRHPDIQGMVGLFAYNPPLILEALTQADKLGKIQVIAFDEADETLAGIQAGHVFGTVVQNPFEYGRQSVRVLAGLARGQSLEELGIPNSKFLNIPAEQIRKENVDQYWADLKKTLGQE; translated from the coding sequence ATGAAACGATTTCTAAGTTGCTTACTTGTCGCGTCGCTTGCGGTCGGTTGTTCAGGTCGCTCGTCGTCGACATCTAGTTCTGGAAACCCATCTGAAACTAGCGGTGAACGGCCTTCGGTTGCTTATGTGACCAATTGCGTTGCGTCGTTTTGGGTGATTGCCAAAGCAGGCGTCGAAAAAGGGGGACAGGAATTCGATTCAGACGTCGAAGTCCTAATGCCCACCGAAGGGATTACCGACCAAACTCGCATGATCGAAGACTTGATCACAAAGGGGGTTGATGGAATTGCGATTACGGCGATTGACCCAGACAACCAAATCGACTTGCTCAATAAAGCCGCTCAGCACACTCACTTGATCACGCACGACAGTGACGCACCTGGATCTGATCGCGAATGTTACATCGGGATGGACAATTATTTGGCGGGACGTTTGTGTGGTGAACTTGTCAAAGAAGCGATGCCAGAAGGTGGAAAGGTTGCGCTGTTTATCGGTCGCATGGACCAAGACAATGCCCGTCGTCGCCGACAAGGTGTGATCGATGCAATGCTCGATCGTAGCGAGGATGCTTCTCGAATGGATCCACCAGATGCTGCAATCGTTGAAGGCAAATGGAACATCGTTGGCACGTACACTGATAAGACCAATTTCAGTGCCGCCAAAGCTAATGTTGAGGACGTGATGTCGCGGCACCCTGATATCCAAGGGATGGTTGGTTTGTTCGCGTACAATCCACCGCTGATTTTGGAAGCGTTAACGCAGGCTGACAAGCTCGGGAAGATTCAAGTCATCGCGTTTGATGAAGCCGATGAAACACTCGCCGGAATCCAGGCCGGGCACGTTTTTGGGACAGTGGTCCAGAACCCCTTTGAGTACGGAAGACAATCCGTTCGCGTTCTAGCGGGGCTTGCTCGTGGGCAATCGCTTGAAGAGCTAGGAATTCCCAATTCCAAATTCTTGAACATTCCCGCCGAGCAAATTCGCAAAGAGAATGTCGATCAGTATTGGGCGGACCTCAAGAAGACGCTCGGGCAAGAATAG